In Orcinus orca chromosome 15, mOrcOrc1.1, whole genome shotgun sequence, the DNA window CTTGGGGCATATTAGGTTCGAGATGCTTGTTGGTGTGTCCGAGAAGACACACCCAGATTGTACTCTAGCCCTCAAGGGCAGGGTCTGCCAAATCCAGGGCAGACTGTAAGCATTTTTTTAACAGACacacagttatttatttatttttggctgcattaggtcttcattgctgcacgtgggctttctctagttgcgtcgagcgggagctactcttcgttgcgttgcgcgggcttctcattgcggtggcttctcttgttgcagagcatgggctctaggtgcacggccttcagtagttgtggcatgtgggctcagtaattgtggctcatgggctctagagcgcaggctcagcagttgtggtgcactggacttacttagttgctcctcagcatgtgggatcttcccagaccagggcttgaacccgtgttccctgcgttggcaggcggattcttaaccactgctccaccagggaagttaCCGTAAGCATATTAGACACTCTAAACACTGAAAAGATCAAGACACCTTGACCCATATAGAATTCAAAATAAAGACAATGTTAAACATGAAAACCAGGACTTCCCTGACTGTcaggtggttaagactctgtgcttccactgcagggggcctggcttctatccctggtcagggaactaagatcccacaagccccatggccccaggggtgggggtagggagacatgaaaaccaaaaaataaccCATTGCTGTAATTAAAATGGCTCTACGCTGGATTTTCTGAATGCAAAATTCTGGATGATTTAATTAAACACGAATTTTTCTCCCTGCTTTGCTGGTGCACCAAGTGCGCGGGTGGTCAGCCTATTGAGTAACATATCCCAGAGCCGGTTCCTGGGCTGGGCTGAATTGATGGGTCTGGAGTGAATTCAATGTAAGAATGTTCcacgaatgaataaataaacagtggTTTAAGTTTCCCCCCTTATACCGACTGAGCTGACAGCCCTCTGAGAAGGCAGTGAGTCCCAAGCCTGGGACACACAGTCACCCAGGCTTGGTTCCCAGTCGCTTGGTCTCCCAGGGCTCCAGGTTCCCAAGACAGCTCTGGGGCTTTCTGGTGACCACCTGCCACTACCCTCTACATCACAGCtccctgctgccctctgctgCCCAGTGGCCTAGGGACCATGAGAAGCCCTGGAAGGGGTCAATGAGTGGCTCAGGGAATTCAGAAACCCCAGGGTCCAGGGACTGAGGTGACTCAATGTCAGAGAGTGGGCAATGACCGAGCAACTGGGGGATTAGTTAATCCCGGGGTCCAGGGACTGAAGGACCAGGTGACTGAGTACCTGAGATGCCCCCACTTGTGACCACATAATCTAGTGGTCGAGCAACCTCAAGACCCTGCAGCTGCGGGCCCAGGGTCCGAGGGAGAGACCATGATTGAGGGCTCGGGGGTCTAGGATCAAGGGGCTTCGTGAACTGGCGAACCGAGTGTCCCGGGACCTGGCGGTCGCTGGACGGTCGCCCTCGCCTCTGTCCACACTCCCTCCGCTCGACGCTGCCCTGGCTTACTCATTAGTGAGTCCTCGGAAGCGTGGACCAATCAAAACACTCCTCGTGTCTCCAGTCCCCTCCCAGCCGCTGCTCTGGAAGGCTATGGGCGGGTCCTTTCCACGCGGACCCAATGGAAGTGCAGGCGGAGCGCCGTGCGGGCTGGCGATTGGCTGCCGTGGCGGGCACTGTCAGAGCCGGATTGGCCGGCGGCGGAGACGGAAGCGACCAGGGCCCGAGTTGCCGGAGCCCGGCAGGGGCGATGAGGAGCGCGGGCCGCGGCCGAGCTGCTGGCCCGGCGCTGCTGGGGCTGCTGCTGGCGATCTCGGTCCCGGACAGCTATGCCGTCAAGACCGGCGCGGGGGTCGTGACCTGCGGGTCGGTGCTGAAGCTGCTCAACACGCAGCACCGGGTGCGGCTGCACTCGCACGACATCAAATACGGATCCGGTgcgcgggccggggcgggggtcTGACGTCGGGGTTCTGCGGACCAGGGGGCTGGGGGTCATCAGGGGCTGGAGTAGTTGGGGGCCGAGGGCCACAGGCCGGCGGTTCGAGGGGGTCTTCGGGATGCCGTTCGGAGCTGTGGGCCAAGGGACTTGGAGTGCGGCCggaggcgggcgggggctgggggagccGTTGGATCCCAGGGTTGAGGTTGTCCGGGAAAGCTGATGGTGTCCGGGTCGAGGGTCGGAGTTCCCGCGTTGACAGCGACCCCGGGGGTGGGGTGTCGCCCCCCAGGCAGCGGCCAGCAGTCGGTGACCGGCGTGGAGGCGTCTGACGACGCCAACAGCTACTGGCGGATCCGCGGCGGCTCCGAGGGCGGGTGTCCGCGCGGGTCCCCGGTGCGCTGCGGGCAGGCTGTGCGGCTGACGCACGTGCTCACCGGCAAGAACCTGCACACGCACCACTTCCCGTCGCCGCTGTCCCACAACCAGGTGAGCCCCTGGCGTGTGTGCGAGGGGCCCGGCATCTGCTCGGAGCCCCAGCTTCCTGGGTGAAACGGGAATTACAAGTCAGAAGTGTTTGCCGAGCGCCCCCTCGGGGGATGCAGAGGTGACTACTCCAGGGTCCTGTCCCCTGGAGCCCTCAGCCCAGCGGGGACACAAACAGGAAGAGCTGTCCGTCTGGATAGCTCCACTCCTGGGGGCGAGTTGGACACAGGAGGGGGATCCGCATGGCCGTTGGGGTGGGGAATGGGAACCCCGCGGGGAGGAGGAACTGGAGCTGGGCctggaaggatgagtaggagtccGCCAGGCCGCAGAGAGGAGAAGGGCATCTTTCCAAGCCTGGGGAAGAGCCTGTGAGCGGAGTTCATTGGAACTGGGTGGGAGGTGGTACTGGAACAGAGGGTGCTTTGGGGAggttatcagaaggaaaggatGAGATAATAGAACCTTGGCTGTCAGCCTGAAGGGTAGACTTGATGCTGAGTGAGGGTCAGAGGGGTTAGGACAGGAGAAACCCAGcggaggaaggagggggatgaCTTGGTTCTGTGGGGGCCACTGGTCACCGTCCAGGCAGCTGAGGTGGGGTGTGCATGTGTTTGAAGAGCTGGTGTTGGGGAGGCCCTTCTGGatgctggggatgggggtgggggtgtcccAGTTTGCAGctgtggaagctgaggctcagagaggtgcaggGAAGGACCTGGGTGTGAGTGCAGCTGCCAGGCAATTGCCCATGGGGGACTCAGTGTGCCCTTTGTCATGCGTGACCACTGTCCTCCCACACCACCACCGCCCCCACAGGAGGTGAGCGCCTTTGGGGAGGACGGCGAGGGTGATGACCTGGACCTGTGGACGGTACGCTGCTCGGGGCAGCACTGGGAGCGGGAGGCCGCTGTGCGCTTCCAGCACGTGGGCACTTCCGTGTTCCTGTCGGTCACCGGCGAGCAGTACGGGAGCCCCATCCGGGGGCAGCTCGAGGTGCACGGCATGCCCAGCGCCAACACCCACAATAGGTGGAAGGCCATGGAAGGCATCTTCATCAAGCCCAGCGTGGAGGCCTCTGCAGGTCACGATGAACTCTGAGTGCCGTGGACCTGCGGGTGGAGGGCAGCAGGGTGGGTCATCTGCAGGGCCACTCTTGGGGGAGACTTTGAGTTTGTAGGGGTTCTCAAGTGCCTTTATGATTAAAGAATATTGGCCTGTGGTTGCATTTTGCTGTGAGCCTGGGGGCGACCAGGAGCTGCCAGCTGGCCCAGGTCAGCATCTCTTCCTCAGTGCAAATCCTCTGTCCCACAGATGGCAGCTTAACCCATCCAAACCTCTCTGATGCTCTTCCGTGCACTCCCAACACTGCCCAGGGCCATCACAGCTCCCTCTCCACCCTCAGATGGTCCAATGGCCCCAGTGACTCCAGTTCCCCAGCCCCTGAGCTTCATGAACCTTCCTGATGAGGGCTGGGGCCTCAGCGAGGTAGCAGAGGCCCCACTCCCTACCAGCTGGGATGGGCACAAGCTCTCCAGCCCCTCATCCCTTGAGGTGCACCGCCTCCTCCTGGCACCCCTCCACTGGCAGTTGTGACAGTCTGGACACTTGCCTTTGACCAAGCACTGGGTCAGGACTCTGCTCATCTGCTGGAAATTTGCATCGCAGGATCCCTCTCGGTGCAGATGGCACCCCACACACCCAGCCAGCCCAGATGTGTGGCATCTCACGCCCCACTATAACCTTTCAAAGTCCGGAGGCCCTAACAAAACTTCAAAAGATATTGCAAAGGAAGATAACCACAGAGAACTGCCAGCTGCAGACAtctgagaaggcttcctggaagaagaggCACAATTTGAGCCGGCAAAGCATTGCAATTTAAAGAAAGGAGCAATAAATAGGCGGGCCCTGATAAAGGAAGGTAATAGCTATTTTGCTGGTGCGTGGGTGACCTCTAGAGGTTATGGCGGAGATTACAGTCAGAGAGGCTTGGGCAGTTGCCACTTTCCTGCAGGAGAATGAAAGAGCCGaaggagaggctgggggtggcAACTGGTTGGAAGGGTCTTAGAGGAGGGTGAGCAGAGCACCTTACTTCTGAGAAATCAATTGACCTTAGGGGGTGGGAGAAAAGCTCTAGCCAATTGTGAGACCTGAGGGGAGGAGGGTCATAATTAGGCCCTTTacgcccctgccccctcccccatgaGGTCCTGCTCTGCTCAAACCTCTTGAGCATCGTCTACAAGTCTCCACTTCTCTCCCATCACTCACCTGACCTGAGACAGGAGTGCAAGCAGATGGTTGGGAAGTGATCCCAGAAAACACTGGGGCAGAGGAGTGGGGCTCAGAGGAGCAGGCAAGGCAGCTGGTGAAGGTTGCATTACTGAGCAAGTCACCCCTGTGGGCAACTAGGGCTTCATCCCACCGGGGAGCACTGGGTCTCCATGTAGAACATGCATCAAAGTTGTcccaaccgggcttccctggtggcgcagtggttgagagtccgcctgccgatgcaggggacatgggttcatgccccggtccgggaagatcccacatgccgcggagcggctgggcccgtgagccatggccgctgagcctgcgcgtctggagcctgtgctccacaacaggagaggccacaacagtgtgaggcccgcgtaccgcaaaaaaaaaaaaaaaaaaaaaagttgtcccaACCAAGGGGCAAGAAAGTGGGGGTACTTATCCAACCAGCATATCTTCTCTCATTGGCTGAGGGCTGCTGGGCAGGTGGGAGGATTACTCTGCAGCACTTCCCACTTGCCCTGTATTCTACAGCCAGAATGAAGACCTTAGGCAGAGCCGCAGGTGCCAGCAGGGAACATCCTTTTGGTAGAGGTGAGTGCCAAGGGGGTGTAGGCGGGGCACCAAAAGTGTGGCGCACACTGCAAATCTAAGGGGCATTCCTCTGATCCACCCCTGGCCCCTCTGGGCTGTAAGAACCCACTTCTGCCTCTGTTACCTCCCTACCACCACACATACAAAAGTGAGGAGTGTTAATTAAGAGCAGACTCCAACAGTACACAGCATGTAAAAATCCTTGGGAAATCAAGGCCAAAGCTGTGGGAGCAGGTGAGAGGGCTGCAGGCAGAATGCAGTACAAGACCAAAAATTAAAACCGCAGCAGCAGCCGAGCTCTCATTTATTGAaaactaagtgccaggcactgggccaaCGATTTACAGAGCATCTCATTTGCTCCTGGCAACAACCCTACGAAGCATAGCACGTTCAACTGTTATCTTAATTTTGCAGAGGAGGCAACCGAGGTTGCTAaagattcaaacccagctctgcctgcctccAAAACATTTGCTCTCAGCCACTGGACTGAGAGAATAAAAGAGGAGGGGGCACAGATGCACAGTAGCCTAAGCACCACCCGCTCCAACACACACTGCAGCTCTATGAGGGCCAGGCGGGCCGCGTACATCCTTCCGGGTCATCAGCTCTGCGAAAGCATTTAATGAATGCTTATCCGCAGTCACGCAGGGACCCAAGCGACGCCCCCTTCCCCGTGCCTCCCACAGATCCACAAGCCTCCAGGGGCTCCAAGACCAGGTCCCGCAGCCCAGGCCCACCCTTGGGCTTCAGACAAATCTCATTTGGGTCAAGTCGGGCGATGCGGTGGGGTTTGGGTGGGGAGGTGGCTATCCCAGCCAGGAAGCCCACCGCAGCCGAACATGCCATCCGAGAGGCACAGGGAGCAATTTCAGTTTGCAAAACGGGGCAACCTGCGGCCCGGTTGGTGCAGGCTTGACCGCGGGTCCGGACATTTTCCTCCAGTCGTAGCCCCCTCCCCAGCGGGCTTGGCCGCGCGGCCGGCGCCCCCGACTGGGCTACCAAGAGCGCTCGCCCGCGCGGCGAGAAAACTCACCGAGACTAGAGCTGCGAAAAGGCGGGCAAAGTTCCCTTTGATAAGTTATGAATGGGGAGAAAGTGTTTGTAGAACTCATTGTTAAAACCGCGGAGCCTCAGCCTCTGCCGGCGCCGGGCCAATCCGGGCCCGCAGGCTATTTTGAAATCTCTCCGGCCTCAGCCAATGGGCGTGCAGAAGGCGAAGCCCCCGCCGGCGCCGGCCAATGAGCGCGGCGCTATGCTAAGGAGCCGGGGGCTGGGCCGCCGCCTGTCAGCGAGTTAAAGATGGAGCCGGCGGCGGGAGGGCGCCACGAGGTGCGGGGTGGTCCTGGGGGGCAGCGCGGGCTGACGGCCGCCGGGACCTGTCCCCGCAACCTCCCGAGTCCTGCCCCGGCCCGGGACGGAAAGGGCGTCCCGCCGCGTGAGTAGCTGGGTCCGAGGTGGGGGCGCGGGCAGGGCGGCCCTACCCGGCGGGCGGTGTGGAGGGGCGCAGCCCAGACCCCGGGCGCCCCCTCCGGGCGGGGGACCTCAGAGGGGCGGGAAGCCCCCATTCCTCTTCTCCGCTCTGGGCCGCCGGGCAGGGAATCTGTTGGGACAGAATGCGGAGCCCAACTTGGGGGCCAAGAGCCAGAGGCCAAGGATGGGGGCCGGCAGGGGCGCGTCGGCCCGGAGTGGGACCACCCTTCTTCTCCCGGAGCCTCAGGCCGTGGGAGGGCGCAGGGTCGTCGGGCTATATCCACTCCCGCCCCAGGCGCGAGTGGGTTTCGGACCGCGTTGAAGCGCGGGCCCCTCTCCTTTGTGTGTGCGCCCTTTCCCGGGCGCGCTCCCGCTCAGGGTGTGGAGCTGCCCCCCTCAGTCTGGGGTCGCAACCCCACGGCAATCTGGAGGGTGCTGGGGAGGGTCCGGCCTCTCTGGGGTCCTGAGGACTCCGAGGACCGCAGCCCCGCTGAAATCCCCTCCCCGCCCTGCTGTCTAGGAATGGGGCCCTAGCCCCACCCACCTACGGTTGGGCTTCCCGCTCTGCGTGTATTGGGGGTGATGGGGCTCCCCCCTGCTGGCCGCAGGTGCTCTGACGAGGTTGCACTACTGTGCTTTGAGGAGCAGTGCAATGATATTGTCAAAGCATCGGGGACCAGCCTTGGGGACCCCTTCCCCCATACTGCTACTTtccctccccaggcctggcccctggACCTgcaggccctcccctcccccttgcccaGCTCCTATCCCTTCTCCATGGAAACTTGAGATCCTGGCCAGGCCTGGGCCTCTGGGGTCAGAGGGCACCCTTTCCCCaggcagaggccccgccccaggCCCCAGTGGGCCTGCATTCCAGGTCTCAGATCCCCACCTACCACTGGGAGAGGCACTGGCAGGCCTGCCTGACACTCTTTCCCTGTTGCACTACTGTGGGCCGCTGGGAAGCAGTGCAATGATGAAAGGGCATCGGTCAGGCCCAGCCCACCACCCACAGtgcctgggaggtgggggggagtCTTGCTGCCTCACTCCACTAACCAGCAGTAAGGCGCAGGTGCGGAGCTGGTCTGGACTCTCCATCGGAGGATCAggtgagggcagagctggggggtCCTCCGCCAACCTGTCCATCTGGGTCATGGCTGGAcagggggaaggggcagaggccTCCGACTCAGAAAAGCTATGGTTTGAAGAGGATCTTTACAACCAGCTCCCAGGTAAGCCTGTGGGCTTGAGGTTTGGTCAGGGCCCTGTGGAGAAAGAGGCCCATTGCTTTGCATGGAGGGTTTGCCCGGGCCTGGCTCAGAGCCAGCTCAACAACCTTGACTCCGTGGAGGTGCCCTGGGCCCAGCCTTCCTGGAAGGCCTGGGGAGGGCCAAGCTCTGGAGAGAATGTTCTCCTGTGTTCTCAGCAGGAGCAGTACTAGCTGGGCGGACAGTGGACTCGGGATACAAAGCCTGCAGCTCACGTCCTCCAACCATGCCCACTTGTTCTCTTACAGGGACATGTGCTGCCCTGAGCCTGCAGGAGAGACTGTGAGGTGCCTGGCATGCCCACCCTCACAGCTGGAATCGGGGGGAGTGGAGCCCAACTGCCAAGAAGCCTGGCCCCAGGCGTGCTTGCAGGGTCACCTTCAGCATCAGgaccagacacaaaagattttGATGTGCCCAGTGACAGCCACTCAAGCCTGTCTCCTTGAGAGGAGGCCCAGGTCTCCGGATGGGCATTTGGGAGTACCCCTCACCAATGGTTGAGCACAGAGGGACCCTGGCTTCACCCCCACCCTGGGCGTAGAAGCCCTGGCATCCGGGGAGGATGAGGGGAAATGACACATGCTCCTCTGTCTCCTAGGCCTGACCCCTTGGGGTTCCTCCATCCCAAGGTCACCTGACTTAGGCCCATGGCTGGAGGTGTCCACCTCTTGCTCTCGTGCAGATTATGTACCCATTGGCCAAAGACCCCCATGCAGCTGTCTCCTGCCCTTGCTGGGAGAGGCTTGTGAACTCAGGGCACTGCTCAAATGTCCCCTCCTATGGGAAGACTTCCCTGGACTCCAAGACATCCAATGTTCCTCCACCAGAGCATGTTAGATCACATTTTTCTCCCTGTGGCTGAAGCCCTCTTTAAACGGGGAGCCCCTGAAGGCAGGGAGCATGTAGTTTGGCAGTACCTGGCACAATAcactttaaaaatccaaataaacagaaaaagtgTAAAGTATTATAAGCATAACATGATGGGGGTGTTAATCAGGGGTCTGCCCGACCTCTCAGAGGATGCTTgtcctgtttttaaaaaggcaccTACTATGTATTTTAAAGTCAAATCTGATTTTGTAAGTCATATGGGCCCCGCCTCACATCCGGGGCCACCTGCCCGGGGCAGGTGGCAGAATGGTGGCAGAGATTTGGATGCAGGTGTATCTGAGTCTGCCTGCATCTGTAGGCGAGATGCACAGGCCATACCTTCTCCCTCCTTGGTTGTGTCCATCTTGATCTGTGACATCAAAGCAAGAGGAAGTGAATGCCACCTCTTGTGTTGGGGAGAGCTGGGGCTGGCCGTTTGGTGGTAGGAAGTGAAAAAATCTCAGGTGCACTCCATGGATCACAGGGCTGATGGAGAGGGGGCTGGGTTAGGAGGGGACCTGAACTAAGCAGTCCAGGGCACACCCTCTCATCAGCAGCAGGAGTGGATGGTGGGGTCGGCCACTGACCAAGtaggagagggaaaagagaagCAGATTTCTGGGTGGAAGGGAAGAAGCTGCATGCCAATTCGGATGTGCTGAGCGTGAGATGCCCAGGAAACGGCCCCTGGGGACACTTAGATGTGGGTCTGTAACTCAAGGGACTTGGGGTTAAAGTCAGTTCTGGGTTGGGACTAAGAAGTGGGTAAGATGTCCAAGAAGGTATGGTAAAGACAGGACCCTCATGAGGAGAGGAGACGGGATAGAAGCGGGAGAGGAAGTCAGAAAAGCGTGAAAAGTCCGGGGCTAGAGGAGTTGGGGGCAGAAAGAACTCTTGGGGCCTTGTCTACAGACGGTGAGGAGGAGGGGAGCAGCCAAGATGGGAGGTACTGGAGTCTGGCCGGGGGCCGAGCGCCTCAAAGAAGTTGTGAGAATTGGCTTGGCCACGGGCGGGACCCCGGGGTATGGGCCTCCGCCAGGGGTAGCTGCGTCCCGCCGTCCGCCCCGTCGAAGCGTGAAGGCGCATGCGCAGAGCGGCGGGCATTGTCACGTGCGGCTGTCTCGCGCGGATTGGCCCGCGGTCTCCCGAGACTGGCCCGAGCTGTCCGTGCGGCGGCGCGCGCGGAGGGATCCTGCGTAGGCGCGGCGCGGCGGAAAGGGGACCACGGTGCGTCCCCGGGCCTGGCCCTCTGGGGCCGACCCCTCCTCTCCCTAACCTGGGCGGGAGGATGGGCGCGCCCGGACCCCGGTGGCCCCGCCTGGATAGTGACCCGAGCTCTGGccctcggggggggggggggggtctccctcctcccctcctggggCCGGTGGAGTGGGCGCGTCCGGGGCCCCGCCCCGACGGCCGCTCCGCCCCCAGGCAGCCGGGCAGCCGAAGCCCTCGAGAATGGAGGTTCTGGACGAGTTCGACAGCGAGTTCCCGCAGAGTGTGACCTTCTGCCAGCTCATCCCCGAGGAGGACTTCGAGAGGCAAGCGGCGACCTACACTGAGAGCGCGCTGCGCCTCCTCTTCCTTAGCCTCGACCGCAACCTGGCGCTGGATGAGAGGGTGGTGCGCAAGGGCAAGCAGGCGGAGTGCGAGCGGCGTGGGCTCCTGTCCTTCCTCTGGGTG includes these proteins:
- the SDF2L1 gene encoding stromal cell-derived factor 2-like protein 1, yielding MRSAGRGRAAGPALLGLLLAISVPDSYAVKTGAGVVTCGSVLKLLNTQHRVRLHSHDIKYGSGSGQQSVTGVEASDDANSYWRIRGGSEGGCPRGSPVRCGQAVRLTHVLTGKNLHTHHFPSPLSHNQEVSAFGEDGEGDDLDLWTVRCSGQHWEREAAVRFQHVGTSVFLSVTGEQYGSPIRGQLEVHGMPSANTHNRWKAMEGIFIKPSVEASAGHDEL